Genomic segment of Mercurialis annua linkage group LG6, ddMerAnnu1.2, whole genome shotgun sequence:
CTGCTGCTGGCATCGTTCTTGAAGCTCTCTGACAGGATGCATAGGAAGGGTTTCTGGAGTCACCATTGGATGCAACAGAGGTTGAAAAACCTGGGACAAAGGATACACAGATAAGAGAACATGTTATCAAATATCCTGAAAAACCCGAGACAAAGGGAACACGGATAAAGAAAATTGTTATCAAATATCCTTGATGATCGACAGGAGTAAGAAAGATAAACGGTTAGGGACTGTTAAACTAACCTTCCAAACAACCATTGTATCTCGTCCACTGTCCATGAAAATAGCACCTGCAATAGACTCGAAAATATCACCAAGAACCTTTGGGGCTTTGCAATCCCCCAAGCCAAAGGAGTTGAAACCTGGCTTTGATAATTCATTTTGAACTTCCTTGACAAAATCCCGAATCTGATATACAAGCTCCCAAAATGTCAATACAAATACAAGCAACTCAACAAAGTCAAATGACATGACAATAAACTTTCTACACTTCTAAGGGAATATAATGGCAAACCTGCTTTTCGAGGGCACTTGATCCATGCCGTAGGTGCACATGGAGCTTATGTTTAACTGCAACACGTGCAAAGTTTTCATTGTTTACAGCAGCAGCTCGTAAATCTGTCAGACGACCAGGGGGAAGATCTGTGTATGTGAAAAATAAGTGCTTCGTAATAAGATGATCTAGGACTGCATCACCAACAAATTCTAATCGTTGATAACAGGATACTCCAGAAGATGGTCGCGATGCATGAGTGATAGCTTCCACCAAGAGGCTTCGATCTTTGAACTTAATGTTCAAAGCACCTTCTAGAGTATCAAAATCAATACTTCTAAGCATGCTTTCTGGAATACTGGATGGTCTTATTGCAGAATCTTTCTCTTCATGATCAAATTCTACCTGAATCCCTATCCATTTCATGAGGTGGTTTGCTGCAATTTTACCACCTTCGACATAGTAAACACCAATCAATGCTTCAACAACATCTGCCAATGTCTTGCTGGAAAGGACTCTATAAGAACTAGAGTCACTTTCAAGCTCACCATCCTCAATTTCATCATTTTCATATCCATCATCAGCATTATCGACTCTTGGTTTATCATCAGAAAGTGATTTCTCCTGACCAAATAAGAAGTCGCCATCCTTTGTATCCTCATCAAAAACAGGTAATACCCCAGGAGCAGCCCATCTAGACGGAGCAAAACGATCTGCCTGTATATATGACTGAAGTCCTTTAACCAATGCAAATTGATATAAGACCATGTTACTCACCATTTGTTGCCTCATTCTAGTCAGTTGACCCTCATGTTTCTGAGgatatttaataaaaagaaatcGACTAACAACCCATTTTAGGTAAGCATCTCCTAAAAGTTCTGCTCTCTCATAGCAGAATGTCTCTTGGCATGAAGCTGCAGTCAAGGCTTCCAAAATCTGTAGATATATAGAGGCACATCAATTAAAAGATAGTTCATACCCTTCAATTTAGTACAAGATGTACGAAATACAGCACCTTCAAAGCAGGGACTGGATAGTCTATAATATATTTAAGTTGAACTGCAAGCAGCATGCTTTCTACCCTCCTCATTATCGATGGCAATCTCTGGGCACCTCGAACAAGTGATCCAGGGAGTGGGTGTACCAAACATAGCTCAGGAGGAAGAAACACGTAGTATGTTTTGTCAAGAATCTCTTCAGACTCGCCTTCATTTGCTACACCAGAATAAATAATGAATCTCCACTTAGCTccataagataaaaaaatctgTAGCATAGTTTCTAGGCAATAAAATGGTCATGCTTTTCAcaagaaaacaagaaaagaaaGTAAACATACATTCTGAGTGCTCAAACCGGGGAGATAAGAGATTTTTGCAGTATGAAACACCACGACCTCTTATCAAAGGCTGTTGCTTAAACATCAATTCAACTCCATAcctaaaaatgataaaagagCCCACAGCCAAAATGCAACCTCTGTTGGGCTGAAGAAACAGAAAGCTTCTCCAATCTGTAAGGACTTATGAACTACTGCCAATGTAAAAATAGTGGCACTTAGTGACAAAGCTAAGCCCACATACTTTACATCAGAAAGTAGATGCATAATAATAACAGATTCAGATAAGCTTTCTGTTCTTCAGGCACAACATCTGAAGCGCATTCAGCCCATCCAGGCCTAAAGTTAGAAACGAGCATGAGAGAGAAAGACAGAAAAaggttattaaaaaatttaatatggcTCATACTTTTGCTTGTAATAATCAGCATAGGAGCTGTATTCTAAGGGACCAAGGTAACCCTCTTTTCTCGGGAATGAGTTCTCCGCAGTCATCTCATATTGTATGGAATCCACATAGAACCTTTTTCCAGAGTGTGCAGCTGTTACAATTTTACCTACTAAATCTTCAGCATCAGCATAACTATCAGCCATCATCAGTTTACCTTTGGGCAACTCCACTTTTTGTGTTTCAGTTTTAACCCTACTAGGAAGCAATCCAGAAGCTTTTACAACATCAAATTGCGCTACTGCTCCTCTAATACCATATGTGGGATGGGATTTCTGTCCAAAAGCCATGCCATGGCGCAATTTTCCAAATCCATACTCCCTTCTATCTCCACCAAGTGTCCTCTCATTTGTACCAAGGTAAACATCTGGTCGAGCCCTCTGAAGGGGATTGCTCCATGCATCtgatctaattattttttcaactaGATCCCAATCAATTTCTTTTATAGGATCTCCAAAGTTATCGCCAACCATAGGAACAAACAAATATGCTTTTGCAGCATCCCAAGGAGTGGTGGAAGGATCAACAACCACATCAAGTACAATGCTCATCAATCTTACATGAAAACTTTTAAGGGATGCCAGCTGCACATGATTCAGGgtttaaaagtttcaaaatagaAGACTATGATTtgtagaaaaaatttaaaacggaaaaATGTAATAACATTGTTCAAACAGTTTAGTTAAAGACCAACCTGATTTTCCGTAATCTCTATTGAACCCCTAAAGACAAGAGATGCCTTTGTTACAATGGTTCGAGCGATAAACAGATCCATCGACATCGATAACACCTACAAAATTAACGTAGCTAAAGATAAATGCTCTATAGAATTACCAATGCTAGGATTGTGAAAGATAAAAATACCTCTGCATCCAGCTCGTTGCCAAAAACTACTGCAAATTCTGAAACTTGAGTTAGGAAAGGATCTTTTGAAGCACCAATATTGATGCTTTTAACAGCATATACATAAAGTTGAAGCAATTTGGAGTTGCTACAACTATCTCTGCCACTTAAGATCCATTCTCCCTGAAAGCAAAAGAAGCTTTAATATATATGCTAAATGACCATGATGCTTTGAAGGTATGGACGTCTTAGCCATTTCTTGTTAGCATTCAGAAGGTCATATCCTTCATTATGAACTTTTTTCCCAGGGATATGGAATAAAAGAAGATTCCATGTGTTGTTAAGGTATTACCATGAAACACATGATTTCTAATTTGTTTGTGCATGTAACATTCCAAACCACAAAGCATAATTTTGATGTAAATTAACAATTCTTACTTTTTAGGAGTACTACAAAAAATACTTCCAATTTTGGCTAATTGTCAATTACCGCGCAGTGAACTGATATCAATGTGACAAACTAACCTGGAGTTTGTTGGCTACACCTTCAGGATAGAACTCTCTATGCCTAGCAGTCCCAGGAAGTGGTTCACCTTCATCATTCTGGTCAACCTGTTCCTTTTCTTCCCCACTTCCCTTGTCTGGCAAGAGCATGTCCGTGAATGCTCCCATCTCATGGAGCTTCTTGCAAGCGGCCAAACAAACAGCCTACGCATTAAGCAGACAACCTACATAATTAATTAAGGAAGTAACTTAAATATAAGAATGTATATAACCAATATCATGCCTGATGTGCAAGGCGCATTGAGCTGCACACGGGACCCTCAAGCTTCTCAAATGGTGCATTGCACGGAAGTTGAAGCTTGCATGAGTATTCTGTTGGACCCCCTGGCTTCTCATGTTTCTCCATAATAAACTCAGGACGAAGTATTGAATACCTAAATGGTGAAGTTTAATTAACCAGGAAAGTTATAAGTAGCTAGGAGAAcgggaaaaaaaattcaacaaattgCCTGTCATAGAATAAGAGAAGTGACACCTGTCACTTGGTAGCTGAGAGCAATAGAAATGGATAAGCCCCACAGCAGAATTCAAGCTCACAATAGCACCAGTAGACTCCACCTGGTATACAGTTCCAGGCAATGCATCCACAGAAATTAACCTTGCAGTATCCTTAAGGTGACTAAGATCGGTTCTCTCAATAGCCTCTTTCCGCAAGGTCTCCTCACTATTCCTAGCATTCCTTAAGAATGCACCATGAGACAGATTTCCCCTgagaaattaaatatttaagtgTATTCACATTTGATACAATTCTGAAGATATCTCTgaagttaaaataaatccaacACTATTACCTCTCAGCCATCAAGATATAATCTGAACCAGGTTTTCTTGCACGACCTCTCGACTGAATGTATGCAAGAACAGTTTTTGCAAGATCAAATCTAATAACAACATTGCATTGCCTAATATCTAGTCCTTCCTCAGCGACACTAGTAGCAACCAACACCGTCACCTACAAAATTGTTGCAATCATTGTCTTAGCCACCCACTATAATACGATACTGTACAATTCAACAAAAACGAAGCCAGAATGCTTTGCTTTTTGGACATACACGACCATCTCGAAATTTAGCAATAGTCTCGTGCATTTGGGAAGTCCGCATTTCCTGACTATTGTTGTGTCCAATCAGGCTTGCAGACGTAACAAAATTTAAAGATGGTAGCTCTGCAAAAATCTGAAAGCTTCGCAAGACATAAGATAGTACCATGAGGAATTTGCAAGGAAAACGGAGTCCATTAGGATTCAATAAAACTTAGAAGTAACAACAAATTTAACCTTAGGAAGAACTAAAGCAGCTACTACTCGCTCAACAAAAATGATTGCGCGAAAATCGTCAGTATGTTGATATTTGAGAAGTATTTTCACTAACGACTGCACTTTTGGAGTCACTTTCCCATCAGCTACAGCAGCCCCCATTACTGCATCCACATGCTCTCCACTAGAGACGACTAAATCACAAAAGTAGAAATgtcaaaatatcatcaaaatgACACAGCACTTGATATATTCACAGACAGTAGCAATCTATATCCACAACATACTTGGCTATCAACTTCTTCTGTATGCAATACTAGTTCAAGTTAAATCAACATCATATTGAACATTTTCTAGAgatttacatattaaaacttTCCTTTTATCTGTGTCAGGATTAATTCTAAAGAATGTAGGCTCAAACCATGAGTTCAAATTACTCAAGTCTCAATCCCAAACCACTTGGCTTGGCTACAATAATCATTTCAGCTCCATTTCTTTGGTCTGTCTTTCAAATTTACCAAAGTATGATATGCTTATTGTTATGTAGACAAGAACCAACAACTACACACACCGTGACTATCAGGGAGCTCTCCTTCTTCAATCTCATCAGGATCAGTCCTATCTTGATTAACTCCATTCTCATTCTCAGGAGGTATTGTATCCTTATCTGCCACAGCTCCTTCAGTCAATTGGCAATGTAAGAGCGAAACAACCTTTTCCAGGTAGGATTCTTGAAACTTGACATCAAGATGATAGTTCACCCTCTCATCATTTTGTAATGCTATCAAAAACGATTGTGCAACCTACAAAAGGTATGGACCATGCAAATGTTTCAACAATTAGTTTCTTTGTAAATAAAGACAAATACAATAAACCACTTGGTGTAGTTCCTACCTTGTAAGCACACCACTGACCCAGTTCACCAAGTGCATAATTGATAGCCCTCAACTTTTGAATCAAATTAGCAGCCCCATCACTTTCTGTTCTTTCAGAGACACCATAAACTTGGCGCAGCTCTTCCTTAGCCCCAGCATCTCTGGCTCCCATAAATTGCCATTTACTTCTTCTTGAACTTAATTGGGCAGCTTCTTCAACCGCCGCTTCCAGTTGCTTTATTTGTTCATGAAGAGACCATAACGTGGCTGCTTTGTCATACTCTATCACAACTTCTGAAGGCGTTGGCACATGTTTTTCCAGTTCCTTACGGTCTCTTATTGTACAAACTACAGAATCTAATTTACTTTCAAGATTACGAATTTTTATTGCACAATCCACCTGACTTGAAACACCTGAAAAAAATAGCTCAGCGGCAAGAAGATGTTGTCAATTCAAAAATATGTGCAAGGGAATAGCAAATTTGTAACTGCACATAATCTCATCAACAATTATGCTCCTTCTAGAAAAGTAAATAACTTTAGAAGCAAAAATGCCAGCACAAAATTAAGGAGTCACGGATTCAGATAGTTACCCTTTAAGTTAACAGGAGAAGCAGTCATCCCAAAAACAGATGGTCGCTTCTCTTTTGGTGTCGTATGATAGAATTCAGACATCACTAAAGAATACGGATGTTTCTTCACAGCATGATGGCACTCATCCATAATAAGGAGATTGATTGATTCCATTTTGATTATACTGTGCCTCAGAATGTTCAAAAGAATTTGGGCTGTCATGACTAAAACCTACAGGAAGAGAAGGCAATGAGATGTTTTCATCCCATTTGGCaagtatcaaaaaatatttgtaaacactGCTTGAATTGGACAGTGGCTGCAAATTACAAGCAGCTAACGGAGAATCAAATGTTAACACAAAATTGTTAAGAAAGTCACCTGTTTTGATTCAAACTCACGCTGCCAACGTCTGGTATCCCAGAAATCTTGACCCATTTCCCCACAATAATGGCCTACTTGGAAACCAGTGCGGTCACGAACGACTTCTGCTTGCTAAAATTAGATTGACAAGAAAAAACCATTAACAAGCAGTCAATGACCACCATGAAGGTCtacatttaaacaaaaaaatactcTTGATAATAGAATACCTGATAGACAAGTGGAACCTTAGGAACCAAGAATACTGCAAGCATTTTTTTATTCTGCTTCTGTAAGTCAGTATTAATACTTCTCATCAGAAGCACAGCAATAAGTGTCTTGCCAGCACCAGTTTCGAGAAAAGCTATTGTATTTTTCTTCTTGGCCTGTTCAAGGACTTCTAACTGATATTGGCGGGCTTGTTCCTCAGGGATTTTCTCCTTAATCTCCTCAGATTTCTTCTCTGCCTTCTCATTACAATCCTGAGTCTTGTCCTTACCATTGGATTCATTTCCTTCTTTGTTGCGATCAGCTTCCCAACTTCCTACACGAAAAACCATCTCACTGGACCCAGAACGGTCCCTCTCCCAATAACCCCTTGACTCCTTATCTCTACCATCCCTCCTACCACCATACCCATCTTTTCTTCGAAGATTATCCCTATCCCTCCTATCGCTGTCATTCCAGTCTCGCATCCTCTTCCTGTTCGAGCTTCTGTCCCTATCCCTAACATCATACTGTCCTCTACTAGAGTTTTGTCTCTCATTTTTGTAACCGGTAATCCTAGCCATCTTACAAGGCCTACCATAACTATCAAAATCCCGTTCTCTTCGTTCCTCGACGCTACCATTATTTCCGTTTTCCGTAGCAGATTTATCAAATGACTTTAAcctctcttcttctttcttaaCCACAGAATTCAACCCATAATTCAAATTCCCCACATGCCCTTTACTCTCAACGGCTTTGTCACTCCCATTTGATTGTAACCGAGACTTTTGAACTCCATTACTACAAAATTCAGCTGTCCCATTACCGAACCCCCCTTCCCCAGCAATGTGACAATCCCGAACTCCACCATCATTCCCGACAATGGCAACCGTAGTACCATTAGTACTATTATTAATGTTATTCGTATGAGCAATGGTGCCAGCAAGCGGAGGCAAACCACTACCATTCTTAATACTATCAAGAATATGATCAATACCACCAAAGAAATCGCTATTCAAATGATCTTCCTGATTAGAAGTATCAGCTGAACCTTGCACAATTGAACTatcaaaatcaacaacaaaattATCTATAAGATCACACGATATATCCTCACAGGCATCCAGCCAGTAAGATGaccctccaccaccaccaccaccgccgccgccatTCTCTAAAACCCTACTCTCACCCCCCGTCATATCTCTataaacaactaaaaaaacacccaaaataatcaataaaacaaacaaagcaaaacagaaaaagtataaattagtaCAAGCTAAATGAGCAGAGCAAATGTTCGATGAAATGCGTGAGAGAGATAAAGAGCGAagattgtaaaaaaaatcagtgCAGATTAGGGTAGATAGACCGTACGAAACACGCAATAGTAAAGGGAATCCAAAACTTTTGTGTGTGATTCTTAGGTCTATCAGCCCTTATTCTGCCTTTTAATTTCTCTTCTCTTCTCTTCTCTAAAGCAAGATTATCTCTTACTATGCTTTTTTTTTaagggtttaattttttttagctaAAAGAGAAGAACcttgttaaatatttttttgtctgGTGGTTGATTTTTGGTATTTATTAGATTCTGGGTTTTTAAGGTGAAAATAAGACAGGAATAGAAGTAAATAAATGGGGTGAGGTAAAAGTAAAGAGTGTTGTGTTGTGTTGGTTGATGTTGTAGTAAATTAGTAACTGTTGCGTGCTGCACTACATTTTACTTCAGTTTCTGTTTTCTGCTGTCTTATGTTAGAGATGCTACTGTGCTTTCAAATACAAAGATGTCAAACTGAGCtcagtttatatttatattttaaaaaattaaattgatttttaaaaatagaaatttaagttttataataatattgttaatacatctcattttaaaaaaaactttactataatagaataattttaaGTCATAgagcaaaatattttttttcctgaAAACGTTCTCTCGTTTAATTTTCGAGGAAAATAATCTTCTTTCCACTCTTTTTTTATGTTCTTTTAAATATCTGATATTGAATTTAACTTGTTCTGAAGTTGAATTTAAtcttatattttgattattcaaaactttttagtatttattctgcctttaaatttaaatttttaataatctaggttttttgtgattaattaatatgtgatttttttttccgtGATAAATTGCGcgagaaattttattttcatttattattgtgcaaattaaaaaaagtcGATGCTTTTTTTCTatagttttgttgtttttaacagattaaatgttaggtttattttatttttatatctttcGTCCATTTTGTTTATCTTGTTGcacttcaattttaattaatctaatCTATCTTTACTTTCAgaagaaaataaattacaaaaatgtttattgatttatatttttatccaCCTCATATATTGCCCCAATTTAACtattgatattttgttgaacttaaattattgatatttttgatTGGAAATTTCTCTTCTTGTATTAACTGAATGTGCTCTCTGTCTACTTCTGTCCCAAATAATTATTGAGGAACAATGTTTAAAATTCCTTAGACAAGATGACaggtattaatttattatatcgCAATGTTAGAAGGTGTAAACCTATTTTAATTCGGATAATTCGCGGAAAATttatactataatttttaaagttggTTTAGTTATGTCTATATAGTAAGTTAAGttagtataaattataaaatttaatatatccAAATCACATGTCATTCCAACTAgcagttttttaaattttaaaataattaaaaattcagttgacatataaatacaaataaattaatttgaaaagtttaggtaGATTTTATGTTAATTGACCAAGTTGAAATGgacttataatttttaaaaatttgtataaattttaaaaaagtcaaaaaaaattatctttttaacattattaaataaaaataaatgaatttttttataatatattaattaattacagGCAGGATGAGTATGGAATAATAAGATATCATATCACTGAAATAAATATATAGTACAATGCAGTAATCTGATAAGATCAAGTACTGATGAAATGGTAATGGAGGTCAATTTTATGGTACATTTTCAACcgtttaatttatttctttctcttattattccatttttaaatttgtggtAGATGTTGAGAAAAAGGAAAATAGGGAATTATTCCCCATATGAGGATGATGAATAAAATGTAGCTTATCTTGTGGGATACTTCTTTATCAGGTCCTTCCAATTTCAATCATATTTATGGCTCTGATTCAGCCTTTAGACCCATAATTGCTGTAATTAGTAAAGATTTCCCTATTAATGCAAGATACACATTAGTACAAATTAAGGAATAAATTATGACAATCCAAACAAGTAATTTTCATTGTAAATTATCCCATTATCGATGGTTCCGGCAAATAATCGTGTATGTATAAATATAGTACACAATTAGAATAAAAATGATCAATAGTCGTGCttaacatataaaattaaacacGACATGTTTGTAACACATGCTATACGATGCATCACATGTAGATACATTTAATTAAGTGTATAATTGAGTCAATCTATTTAAAATGATATGTATAAACCTATTTAAATGTTCGAATAACATatacttatttaatttaatataattataggtCTAACTACTAACTTggagaaggaaaaaaaaagttaattaaaaaaaaagaagacaCTGGAAAGGAATTTAAAAGCTTTAAAACTTTAAAGAGAAGGTGGGTTGACCCTTGAAATACAAATTGGTTTCACAGCCCCAAGGTATGAGGAAAGGGCAAATAAATGCACCAGAGAATCAAAATTGGTGCATAAATTTGGGTCCTATTACAACGATTCTAATTTTTACATAACGAACACAAAAAACAGTCAACTATATTATTCCCACTATGTCTTCGTTAGGTCTTGTGTTTGTTGCGATAAATCTTGCAATGACAACTGAGTGATCTTACTGCAACTCGCACCATATCATTCCGGTACTTTTCAGGTTGTacagtgaattttttttttttttaaataaatgatgATTATATTAGCACAACCAGAAGGAGTGAAAGGCGGAAAAACGGCATTAGTCACAAGCAAAGAAAGCTAAACTTCTAAATACATCATTACCATTATACAAAAAAACCCACAAGCATAACAAACCGTTTTAAATACCTCCTCCTCTCCTCGCTTGTTTGTGTATTACGCGCTATAAAAAGCGAGTTATTTGGTTTTTGTGCACAATTTACTACAGCCAAAGAAAGACACTTGGGTTGACTCGTGGATTATTAAATGACTACTATAAAAAAAGgcataattacttaaaaaccaccgcattacattttttttcaattgcaccccgACGTTGTTAAACGGTCAATTATACCCTCTTTTGTATGTTTgcctttcaattgtaccttaaacattaaattgacctcgttttacttgaaaaaaaagtttaaataagtcctttatatTTAGCATTTATTCTAGTTAGACGCTGATGTTATAAATAGTACAAACAAACCTATTTCCtaacaaaatttaacaaataataataatgtttttttatgtaACGTAAATTagttatcaataatttttaaatcaagAACCGTTTGATACGATAAAAATACTCTTCACACAAATTGGAGTCGATTTATGaataaaatcaaactgaatcCAGAGTTGATTTACGAATTGAAACCAGATTTGGTTTCTCTATGGAGAAGAAGACGAACTGGTCTTCTTCTCCATGGACAGTCTGTCTTATTCTCCATGGAGAAGATGAACCCTTCGTCTTCTCCATGGAGCAGCGTCCATGGAGAAACCAGAGAGAAAACAGCTGCTGGTTTTTTCTAAATCGCTGGTTTGTAAATCAAAAGAGTCAACGAACTGTGGTGGGGTTGAAAgagatattaataaaatttaaaagttaattatatATCGAATGAGTACAGCGAAGTGGGAGGCGTCGATAATGTcggttttaataaaattttaaaaaataattaattattatgtgatgagtttatatttatatgtattaataaaatgtttcccatattaaaagagtttttcataaatatttgcAAGTCCTAAGTTGGGCATGTGTATTCAaagtataaatattttgtttaaggCAATATGTAAAGGTAAAGAGTTTTTGTGTTGTAATACGATCAACATGTAaagatgaaaacaaaaaaaatcaaagtataTTACATTTAATTGTGATAAAGGTAAGTGCATAAAATTTTGCAAGCAATCAAAGATAATCAATCGCCTAGTTCGTTTAAATGCAATAAACTAGCTCATAACATAACACCTTGTAAGttttaagagaaaattacaaaaaagcaataaaaaagGCTCCATATTTCATCAAATACAAAATAAGCTACAGATTTTACATGTGTACCATTATTTTAACAATAATGCCaagattctttatttttttttcatccaACACCACCTTACTCTTAAGTTTACACGTGTCCAACCTTATATCTTTTAACTACACCAACATGTTACCTTCTTCCTCTCTTACCACCAGCTTATCCTCATCAGCAGCTTTTCTTTCACTTCCACAGTGACGCGCTCGCTTCCTCTTTTTCCATCGCCAACCAACCTCACTTTTCAACTCAAATCAAATTCAATCCATTGACGTACAAATCGATTTACGTTTTAATTTTACCTAATCATAtccaatttttcaaatttagagtgttatattaattttttatagcaGCTTTATCGTCGGAGTTGAAAACGACGCTGGATAAAATCCAATGCTATCtgcatttttttgattttggtgAATAATTTTACAGTTTGGTTTGGAGCTGCTAATTATGACActcaatttttttggtttggggCTGCTAATTACGACACTcggttttttttctaaaataattaattaattaaacgttaaatatttatattaatatttttttaaaaattcaaattattattattttgt
This window contains:
- the LOC126688358 gene encoding endoribonuclease Dicer homolog 1; translated protein: MTGGESRVLENGGGGGGGGGGSSYWLDACEDISCDLIDNFVVDFDSSIVQGSADTSNQEDHLNSDFFGGIDHILDSIKNGSGLPPLAGTIAHTNNINNSTNGTTVAIVGNDGGVRDCHIAGEGGFGNGTAEFCSNGVQKSRLQSNGSDKAVESKGHVGNLNYGLNSVVKKEEERLKSFDKSATENGNNGSVEERRERDFDSYGRPCKMARITGYKNERQNSSRGQYDVRDRDRSSNRKRMRDWNDSDRRDRDNLRRKDGYGGRRDGRDKESRGYWERDRSGSSEMVFRVGSWEADRNKEGNESNGKDKTQDCNEKAEKKSEEIKEKIPEEQARQYQLEVLEQAKKKNTIAFLETGAGKTLIAVLLMRSINTDLQKQNKKMLAVFLVPKVPLVYQQAEVVRDRTGFQVGHYCGEMGQDFWDTRRWQREFESKQVLVMTAQILLNILRHSIIKMESINLLIMDECHHAVKKHPYSLVMSEFYHTTPKEKRPSVFGMTASPVNLKGVSSQVDCAIKIRNLESKLDSVVCTIRDRKELEKHVPTPSEVVIEYDKAATLWSLHEQIKQLEAAVEEAAQLSSRRSKWQFMGARDAGAKEELRQVYGVSERTESDGAANLIQKLRAINYALGELGQWCAYKVAQSFLIALQNDERVNYHLDVKFQESYLEKVVSLLHCQLTEGAVADKDTIPPENENGVNQDRTDPDEIEEGELPDSHVVSSGEHVDAVMGAAVADGKVTPKVQSLVKILLKYQHTDDFRAIIFVERVVAALVLPKIFAELPSLNFVTSASLIGHNNSQEMRTSQMHETIAKFRDGRVTVLVATSVAEEGLDIRQCNVVIRFDLAKTVLAYIQSRGRARKPGSDYILMAERGNLSHGAFLRNARNSEETLRKEAIERTDLSHLKDTARLISVDALPGTVYQVESTGAIVSLNSAVGLIHFYCSQLPSDRYSILRPEFIMEKHEKPGGPTEYSCKLQLPCNAPFEKLEGPVCSSMRLAHQAVCLAACKKLHEMGAFTDMLLPDKGSGEEKEQVDQNDEGEPLPGTARHREFYPEGVANKLQGEWILSGRDSCSNSKLLQLYVYAVKSINIGASKDPFLTQVSEFAVVFGNELDAEVLSMSMDLFIARTIVTKASLVFRGSIEITENQLASLKSFHVRLMSIVLDVVVDPSTTPWDAAKAYLFVPMVGDNFGDPIKEIDWDLVEKIIRSDAWSNPLQRARPDVYLGTNERTLGGDRREYGFGKLRHGMAFGQKSHPTYGIRGAVAQFDVVKASGLLPSRVKTETQKVELPKGKLMMADSYADAEDLVGKIVTAAHSGKRFYVDSIQYEMTAENSFPRKEGYLGPLEYSSYADYYKQKYGVELMFKQQPLIRGRGVSYCKNLLSPRFEHSESNEGESEEILDKTYYVFLPPELCLVHPLPGSLVRGAQRLPSIMRRVESMLLAVQLKYIIDYPVPALKILEALTAASCQETFCYERAELLGDAYLKWVVSRFLFIKYPQKHEGQLTRMRQQMVSNMVLYQFALVKGLQSYIQADRFAPSRWAAPGVLPVFDEDTKDGDFLFGQEKSLSDDKPRVDNADDGYENDEIEDGELESDSSSYRVLSSKTLADVVEALIGVYYVEGGKIAANHLMKWIGIQVEFDHEEKDSAIRPSSIPESMLRSIDFDTLEGALNIKFKDRSLLVEAITHASRPSSGVSCYQRLEFVGDAVLDHLITKHLFFTYTDLPPGRLTDLRAAAVNNENFARVAVKHKLHVHLRHGSSALEKQIRDFVKEVQNELSKPGFNSFGLGDCKAPKVLGDIFESIAGAIFMDSGRDTMVVWKVFQPLLHPMVTPETLPMHPVRELQERCQQQAEGLEYKATRSGNVATVEVFVDGVQVGVAQNAQKKMAQKLAARNALALLKDKETAESKENEEENGKKKKNGNQTFTRQTLNDICLRRNWPMPFYRCVSEGGPAHAKRFTFAVRVNTNDKGWTDECIGEPMPSVKKAKDSAAVLLLDLLNNWYS